The following DNA comes from Amycolatopsis albispora.
CAGCCGGAGAACGAGTCGTTCATGCTGACGTAGCCGCTGGTCGGGAACAGGCCCTCGCCCACGGCCAGCCACTGCACCAGCAGCAGCGCCACCCAGAACGCCGGTGCGGCCACCCCGGCCAGGCTGACCAGCCGGATCAGCTGGTCGGGCCAGCGGTCGCGGAACAACGCCGAGGTGATCCCGAGTACCAGCGCCACCACCAGCGCGATGACCAGGCCCATCAGGGTCAGCTGCACGGTCAGCGGCAGCGCGGTGGTAATGGTCTCGCCGACCGGCTGCTTGGTGATCACGCTGGTGCCGAAGTCACCCTGGAGCAGCTGCCAGACGAAGTGCACGTACTGCAGCGGCAGCGGGTCGTTGAGCCCGTTGGCCTCGCGGAAAGCTTCGAGCTGTTCCTGGCTGACGTTGGCGCCCTCGAACGCGGCGAGCGCCGGATCGGTGGGGGAGAAGCGCATCACGATGAAGACGAACAGGATGACGCCGAGCAGCAGCGGCACCAGGGCCAGCACGCGCCCGGCGAGCATCCGCACGATGACGACCACGAGTGTGCTCCCTGGTTCAGGCTGGCTTGGCCTGGTTGAGGTAGATGCCGGGATAGCCCTGCGCGCGCACGCCGGTGATCGCCTTCGGGTCCCACGCGGTGCCGAGCTGCGTGAACACCACCGGGTAGATGACCGCGTGCTCGGAGATCAGGTCCAGCACCTGCTTGGTCAGCGTCGCGCGCTTGCCGGGGTCGACCTCGGCGGCGGCCTGGTTCTGCAGCGCCAGCAACGCCTGCGCGTCCGCGCCGGTCCACTTGGCGTAGGTCTTCATCAGCAGGGACTTCTCGTCGTAGTAGTAGCGGATGAGCAGGTCCGGGTCGTTGCCGAACTGCTGCGGGTTGTTCGTGGTCGCCACCACCTGGAAGTCGGCGCCGGAGTCGAGCTTGCTGAACAACGCCTTGGTGTCCTGGGATTCCAGGGTGGTCTGCACGCCGATGGCGTCCCAGCCCTCCTTGATCACCTTCACGCAGTCGGCCACCAGCGAAGTGTTTGAAGTGGACAGTGCGATGCTGAGGTTGGTCACCCCGGCCTGGCGCAGCAGGTCCTTGGCCTTCTCGGGGTTGAAGGCGAAGTCGTGCGCGGCGGGCTGTGACGAGGGCAGCGCCGGGTTGATGAACGAGGTGGCCGGGGTACCCGCGCCCTTGAGGCCGATCTCGACCATCTTCTTGCCGTCGATGGCGTAGTGCAGTGCCTGGCGGACCAGCTTGTTGTCGAACGGCGGGTGGGCGGTGTTGAACAGCAGGAACAGGTTGTTGCCGCCGTCGGCGAACTCCACCGTGCGCCCGGCGGCCCGCAGCTGCTCGGTGTTCGCGGCGGGAATGTTCTCCACGATCTGCGCGTCCGGGTTCGCCCCGGAGATCGCGGCCACGCGCGGCGCGGCGTCCACGATCGACTTCCACAGCATCTTCTGGTAGGCCGCCGGTCGCGGGCCGTTGTAGTCGGCGAACTTCTCGAACGCGGTGTGGCTCAGCGGGGCCTGCTCGGTGACCTTGTACGGGCCGGAGCCGACCACCTTGCCGCTGGCGGCGTCGGCCCACTTTCCTTCGAACACGTGCTTGGGCACGATCTTGCAGGTCTGGATGCGGTCGAGCGCGTAGGGGAACGGGAACTTGAGCACGAATTCGACCTCGCGCTCGCCGGTCTTGCGCACTTCCTGCAGCCAGTGCGCGAAGAAGGCGTGCACCAGCACGTTTTCCTTCGGGTCGAGCGCGCGGGCGTAGGTGAACACCACGTCGTCGGCGACCACGGGCTGCCCGTCGTGCCACTTCGCGCCGTCGCGGAGTTCGAACTTCAGCGTGGTGGCGTTGAGGTCGGCGGGCAGGGACTTGGCCAGGGCGGGGAAGGATTCGCGGGTGATCGGGTCGCCTTCGACCAGCGATTCGTAGCAGTGCAGGTTGGCCGCCATGGAGAAGGCGGACGCGGTCTGCAGCGGGTCCCAGGACTGGTTGTTGCCGTACCCGAGCACGGCGGTGATCGAATCGGCCGAGTTGCCGGTCTTGTTCGTCGAAGCCGGGCCGCCACCGCAGGCGGCCAGCGCCGAGGAGAACGCCGCCGCGCCGCCCGCGAGTGCGGAGTAACGAAGCAGGTCGCGCCGGCTGAACCGGCGCGCGGATCCGATCGGGCTGTGGGGCATGAGGAACTCCCGGCTGTGTGGCACCAACGGCGATGGTGGTCATCGGACGTGGGATGTCCGACGTGGGGCGAACTGTAGGAGGCGGTGCGCTACCCGGTCAAGGGGTCTTATGACGTACGATGTCTGACGCAACCGGCCGGTGACCGAACGTATCCGAGGAGACCAATCGTGGCGCGTCCCCAACGCGGTGCCGAGATCACCCGGCAGATCATCGATCTGATCGTCGAACGCGAGCTGCCGCCGGGGGCGCCGATGCCCACCGAGCTGAGCCTGATGAACGACATCGGCGTCAGCCGCACCTCGATCCGGGAGGCGATCAAGGCGCTGCAGGCGCTGGGCATCGTCGAGGTGCGGCACGGGCACGGCACCTTCGTCGGCTCCGGCGGGCCCGAGGCGCTGCAGACCTGGCTGATGTTCCGCACCCGCACCCGCGGCGACGTCGGGCGGCTGCGGGATCTGCTGGAGCTGCGGGAGATGATCGAGACCGAGCTGACCAGGCGGGTGGCCACCAAGCACCGGCCGGAGCTGATCGGCGAACTGGAGGCGTGCGTGGCGCGGATGCGCCGCAAGGGCCCGGACAGCGCGGCCGCTGACCGCGAGTTCCACGACCTGCTCGGCGCGGAGTCGGGCTTCGCGCTCGCGCGGGAGCTGACCGGGTTGTTCTGGGACGTCTACCGCGCCACCGAAGCCGAAGTGGGCGGCCCGGTGTCGTCACCGGCTTCGACCGCCAAGCGGCACCAGCGGATCGTGGACGCACTGGTCCAGGGCGACCCGGACGCGGCGGCCGAAGCCATGCACCGGCACTTCGACGAGGTGCGCAAGCGCGCCAAGGCCGGGCCCTACGGCGCGGTCGGCGCGCCCTGAGCGGTCAGGGTTCGGTCAGTTCGCCGATGGTGACCTGCGGGTGGAGCGGGCGGGGTTCCAGGCCTTCCACGTCCAGCACCAGGTACCAGTGCGCGGTGGCGGGTACGGAGATCTTGAACAGCGGGGCCGTGGCCACGCCGCCGTGCATCCGGTAGTACTGCCTGCGCCGGTAGGCCGTGAAGTTGACCTCGGTGAGCAGCCGGACGTTCGCCATCGTGTTGAGCCGCACGGTGACCACGGTTTCCCGTCTTACCGTGCCCAGGTCGAAGGTTTTGCTGTACAAGGTGTCCTCGATTCACCGCGGGGAATTTCGCCGGGTTTGACTGCGAAATGCGGTGAGCCGTCAGTCCGGGCGGCTGCCCGGTTTGATCGAACGCCACAGCGGTGCGTCGTCGTCCGCACGGGTGACGAGGTAGGTGACGTTCAGGTGTGGTCGGTCGGGGGCGTGCCAGACCGCCATTGTTTGGGGCGCGGTCGTGCCGCCGGGTGCCGGGAGCGGGGTGAAGGGCGTGGGCGGGAGGTGTGGTCGCGCAGGCTTTTCCGGCTGTTCGGAGTCCTGCTGGGCTGCGTTCTCCGGCGGGGCTGGTGTCTCCGGCGCGCCTTCGGTTGACGTGCCCGTGTTTCGCCCGGTGTCCAGGGTGAGGCCTGAGCCAGGCGATGTCGCGACGGCCGCCACCGATCCGCCCCGTTCCGCAAGGGCTATGGTTACGGCGTCAGGCAGCCGCCCCCCAATCGAGTGAACTTGCAGCGCTTTGTTTGGCGATTTCGTCGCCGTCGGTGAGGGGCCCGGTTTGGTCACCGCGTGCACAAGCGGCGATTCGGTCGCCTCCGCCAACGGCACCAAAATGGGCTCGACAGTTTTCTCCAGCCCACGACCAAGCACCGCGACAGTCGTGGTCGCCAACGACAGCGGCTGATCGAGCAACTCCAGCACCGGCGCGGTGGTCTGCACCACCCGCGCCACTGGTTCGACCACCCCAGCAATGGTCCGATCCACCCAGTCCAGCACCGGCGCCCCCGGCGCCACCAAGTTGGCGACGGGCCGTTCGACGAGGTGGAGCGCCGGAGACACCGCCCCGACCAACTCAGCCACCGACTCACCCGCCCCAACCAGGACTTCCTCGGTCCGCCCCAACAACGGCGCCACACCCCTAGCAACACGCGCCGCTGGCCCAACCACCTGCCCTACTGGCCCGACCACACGCCCCGCTGGTCCACCCAGCACCCCGGCTGGTCCACCCAACACCCCGGCTGGTCCACCCAGCGCCACCGCTGGTTCAACCAACGCAACGGCTGGTTCAACCAATGCCACGGCTGGTTCAACCACCCGCGCCACCGGCTCAGCCGCCCGCGCGACCGCCCTGGTCAGAGGCGCGAAACCCTTGGCACCAGACGCGACCGGCTCGGCCACAAGCACAGCAGGTTTGGCGACGGACTCGACTGGCTCGGCCGCTGACATAACCGGTTCGGCTCCGGGCGCGACTGGTTCAGCGATGGAGCCAACCCGCTCGACCACAGGCCTTATGGGCTTGGTGATTGGGTCAATCAGCTTGGCCACAGGCGTAACGGGCTCGGCGACGGGCGCTACCGTCTCGGCCGCAGACCTAACCGGATCGGTGACGGGCGTTACCTGCGCGGCCACACGCGTAACAGGCTTGGCGACTGGGCCAACCGGCTCGGCCACGCGCGTCACGGGTTTGGCGACGGGCGCGATCGGCTTGGCGACAGGCGTAACGGGCTTGGCGACTGGGGCAATCGGCTCGGCCACACGCGTAACAGGCACGGCGACAGGTGTTACCGGCGTGGCCCCAGGCGTAACCGGTTCTGGGACAGGCGCCAGCGAAGCGGCCAAGGGCGCGACCACCTCGGCGACAGGCGCCACCAACTCGGCCAAGGGCGCAACGGGCTCGGGCGCGACCGGCCGGACCCGTGGCGTACCGGGCTCGGCCACATGCGTACTGATTCCGGCAATCCCCGCGACCGTCTTCGCCGCCTGGCCGACCGGCTTCCCGGCCACATTGGTCACTGAACCGGTCGCTGAACCGTCCCGCAGTGGTTCAACCAATCGGGTGAGTACCGGCGGCGGTTCACGGCCCGGTTTCTCGCCCTGCGCCAAGGCATCCAACACCCCGGCCACCGGATCCCGCGCCGGTGCCGCATCCGCCGAAGAACCGAAAAGGCAGGAAACCGCGAACATCGCCAGTAACAGCCCGGTCACCCAGAGCAGGGCGCGCAGCCAGCGCCGCTGCGCCGTGCCGCCGGCCACCGCCACTGTCCGACCACCTCCGAGAACGCTCCCAGTACCCCCGTTCCGATTATTCACACCGCCGAGGCGCAGCGGAGCGCCCGAACGGCCCAGCCTGCGGGAGGTTTGGCATCCGCCACTTCGGGGGTACGCCCTCTGCCATGTGGTTCGCGGTGAGCACTCCGGCAGTCGTGATGATCCTCGCCCTGCTGCTCGAAAGGTACGAGCGCAGATGCCGCCTCGGCGCGCCCGCCCACCGCGAACGCGCCGAACTGACCCACCCGGCCGGCGGGTCCACCGCGGTTTCCTGACCGGTCAGCGAGTGCGCGCCCGCAGCCCCAGCAGGGCGTCCACCACCAGGAAACCCAGCAGGGACAGGCCGAACACCGGCAGGAACCACGCCGCGAGCGCGCCGACCACCACGATCGCCACCAGCGCGGCCGGTGGCATCGACCGCCAGCCACCGCGGGCGAACGGCTGGCCCATGGCGAACCCCTCGCGCGTCGGCCTGCGGTGCCACCACATCCGGTAACCCCAGACCACCATGGTGATCAACGCCAGGCACACGACCGCGAGCACGATCTGGTTGGGCAGGCCGAACAGCAGGCCCATGTGCGCGTCGATGCCCCAGCGGGCCAGCTTCGCGCCGAGCGGGTAGTCGTCGAACCGGAGCGTTTCGAGCACCTGCGCGTCCGCCGGGTCGACGGCCACCGTGTCCTGCTTCTCCGGCCAGCTGGTCTTGATCTGCTTGACCAGGTACACCTCGCCGTCACCGCCGGGCAGCGTGATCTCGACCTTGCCGTCGAGCCCGTGGGCGCGAGCCGCTTCGAGCACCCGGTCCGGCCCCGCGTCGGCGACCGGGGCGGAGTGGTGCCCGCTGTGCCCGGCGTGCGCACCGTGTTCGGCGTGCTCGGACAGGCTGGCCGACAGCGTCGGCGTTTCCCACGACAGCGCCGCGCGCAGGTCGGTGATGCTTTCACCCGCGTACTGCGACCAGGTCAGCCCGGTCACCGACAGGAACAGCAGCACGATCGCCACCCACGAGCCGGTCGCGGCGTGCCAGGCGACCAGCTTCCGCCTGCCCTTCGCCCGGCGGTCGGCCACGCGGTGCTGGCGCCGCTTCGACCACCACAGCACCAGCCCGCCGAGCACCACCACCCACAGCCAGCTCGCCGCCAGCTCGCTGTACAACCGGCCGAAGTCGCCGAGGTGCAGGCTGCGGTGCAGCTGGTCGATCCAGGTGCGGACCGGGGTGGCCTGGCTGGAACCGTAGGTCTCCAGCACGCCGCGCACCTGGCTGGTGTACGGATCGACGTAGGCGGTCAGCCAGTGGCTGGCCTCCAGATCTGGCCTGCTGAAGATGACCTGCGTGGTGTCGGTGGGCTCGGGGCCGGGGCGCACGCGCACCACGGTCGCGTCCGGCACCGCCTGCCGCGCGGCGGCCAGCTGGCTTTCCAGCGGCTGCGCCGACGAACCCGCCGGCACGTGCAGCTCGTGGTCGTAGACGACCTGCTCCAGCTGCGGGGTGAAGATGTACAGCAGCCCGGTCAGCGCGGCGACCAGCAGGAACGGGCCGATGAACACACCGGCGTAGAAGTGCAGGCGCAGCAGCAGCGGACGCGCCGAGCGGCGTCGCGCTCTGGCCGCCTCCGCGTCGGTTTCGACGAACTCGTCAGTGGTCACGTCGCTAGAGTCGGCGGGTGCGCGCGGGAAGTTCCCGCCGATCTGCTCAGCGGTGGGCGAGCAGCCACCAAGCGGCGGCGAGCCCGCCGGAGTTGGTCGCGGTGTGCACCGCCACCGGCGCCAGCAGGCTGCGCCCGGTGTGCCGCCACCAGTGCAGGAACACCCCGGCCCCGGCGGCGGCGAGCATGGCCAGCACCGAAAGCAGCCACAACGGCAGGCCGCCGAGGGTGCCCGCGACCGCGGCGTTGCGGACCAGCGCCAGCGACGGCAGGAGGTGCCAGAGCCCGAACAGCCCGGCCGCGCCGAGCACCGGGCCCCACCGCCAGCGCTGCCCGCCGCCGAGCAGCGCGGGCAGCACCCCGCGGAAGGCGACCTCCTCGACGAGCACCGTGCCGAGCGGGATGCGGATGAGCGTCTGCCAGAGCACCTCGGTCAGGTCGGGGGAGCCGACGCGGCCGTCGTCGAACAGCGGGCGGAACGCGGGCACGGCCAGCGCGACGGCGAAGGTGAGCAGCACCAGGCCCATCCCGATCAACCCGACCACGGCACCGCGGCCGAGCTGTCGCCTGCCCAGGCCCATCGCGGTCGCGGCCACGCCGGATGAGCGCGCGAGCACCACCAGCAGGACGGCGGTGACCGTGCCGCACACCGGGTATGCCCAGCCGGGCAGCACGCGGTTGGCGAGGAAGGTGGCGGTGGCGAGCAACAACACAGCCACAGTGACGGCGACGACGCGAATGCCCTCACCCGTGCGCGCGCCCATGCCCCGACAGTAATTCGGCCTCGTGGCAGCCGCACGGTACTAGTCTTCGCTCGTGGAAGCGCATTTGCGGGATCTCCGGTACTTCACCGCCGTCGCCGAGGAGTTGAGTTTCACCAAGGCGGCCACCGAGCGGCTCTACATCTCCCAGCCCGCGCTGAGCAAGCAGATCCGCCAGTTGGAGAACCTCCTGCGCGTCACCCTGTTCAACCGCGACCACCAGCGCGTCACCCTGACCCCGGCCGGTGAGGCCCTGCTGCCCCGCGCGAAGCAGTTGCTGGAGCTGTGGGACGACACCCGCCGCCAGGTGGGGGAGGCGGCCGGGGAGGCCACCTTGACCGTCGGCTTCCAGACGCGGATCGGGCGCGGGCTGATCCCGCGCGTCTCCGCGGAGATGACGCGGCGGCTGCCCGGCTGGCGGCTGCTGTTCCGCCAGATCGCCTGGCGTGACGCGACCGCGGGCCTCGGGCGCGCCGAGGTCGACGTGGCCGTCGCCTGGCTGCCGGTCCCGGACGGTGGCGACCTCGCCTGGCGCGTGGTCGCCACCGAGGATCGGTGGGTCGCGCTGCCCGCCGGGCATCGGCTCGCCGGGCTGGCCGAAGTGCCGTTCGCGGAACTCGCCGCCGAGCCGTTCATCGCGCTGCCCGCGTCCGCGGGTGCGCTGCGCCGGTTCTGGCTGGCCGCCGACGAGCGCGAGACCCCGCCGACGGTGGCCGCCGAGGCCGAAACCGCCGAGGAGACCTTCGAGGCGGTCGCCTCCGGGCTCGGCGTGGTCCTGCTGTCCGCGGGCAACGCCGAGCTTTACCGGCGGGAGGACGTGGCCGTCCGCCCGGTCACCGGGCTCACCCCGGCGGAATTCGCGGTGGTCTGGCGGGCCGACGACGAACGCCCCGCCATCCGGGTTTTCGTCGACGCCCTCTTCCGGTGCCTCACCTAGCCGCCCTCCGCTTGCGCAGGCCGAGCACCGCCGGGATCACCAGCGCCAGCGCGACCACGATCCACAGCACGATGGTGATCGGCCCGGAGACCAGGATCGACGGGTCGCCCTCGGACAGCGTGAGCGCGCGCCGCAGCTGCTGCTCGGCGATCGGGCCCAGGATCAGCCCGACCACCGCCGGTGCCACCGGGATGCCCGCCTCCCGCATCAGCAGCCCGACCAGCCCGAGCCCGCACAGAATGAGCAGGTCCGTCGTGGTGCCACCCGCCGCATACGCCCCGAGCGTGGCGAACACCAGCACCCCGGCGTAGATGCCGTACGCGGGAATGGTGAGCAGCCGCGCCCACACCCGCGCCAGCGGCAGGTTCAGCACCAGCAGCATCAGGTTGCCCACGTACAGGCTCGCGATCAGCGTCCACACCAGCGGACCCGATTCGGTGAACAACTGCGGGCCCGGCTGCAGCCCGTAGGACTGGAACGCGGTCAGGATGACCGCCGCGGTGGCCGAGGTCGGCAGCCCGATGGTCAGCAGCGGCACCAGCACCCCGGCCGCCGCGGCGTTGTTGGCCGCTTCGGGACCGGCGACGCCTTCGATGGCGCCCTTGCCGAACTCGTGCGGGTGCTTGGTCAGCTTCTTCTCCACGCTGTAGCTGAGGAACGTGGGCACCTCGGCACCACCGGCGGGCAGGCTGCCGATCGGGAAGCCCAGCGCGGTCCCGCGCAGCCACGACGGCCACGACCGGCGGAAGTCCTTTTTGGACAGGATGGCGCGCTCGCGCAGCGGCTGCACGGTGCTGTGCCCGGTGCCGGTGAGCAGGTGGCCGAACGCCTCGCTCAGCGCGAACAACGCGACCACCACGATCACGATGTCGATGCCGTCGAGCAGCGACTCGACCCCGAAGACCAGCCGCGGCTGCCCGGTCTGCGAGTCGATGCCGATCAGCCCGATGGTCAGCCCGGTGAGCAGGCTCGCCGCGCCCTTGAGCAGGCTCGGCCCGAGCAGCGCGCTGACCGTGACGAAGGCGACCGCCATCAGCGCCACGTACTCGGGCGGGCCGAAGGTGGTGGCGAAATCGGCCACCGCGGGCGCCAGGAAGGTCAGCGCCACGGTGCCGATCGTGCCCGCGACGAAGCTGCCCAGCGCGGCGGTGGCCAGCGCGGCCGCCGCGCGCCCGGCCCGCGCCATCTTGTTGCCTTCCAGCGCGGAGATCATCGACGCGCTCTCGCCGGGCGTGTTGAGCAGGATGGACGTGGTCGAGCCGCCGTACATGCCGCCGTAGTAGATGCCGGCGAACATGATCAGCGCGCTGGACGGGTCCAGCCGGAAGGTGATCGGCAGCAGCAGCGCCACGGTCAGCGCGGGCCCGATGCCGGGCAGCACGCCGACCGCGGTGCCGATGGTCACCCCGGCCAGCGCGAACAGCAGGTGACCCGGGGTCAGCGCGCCGGCGAAGCCGTCGAGCAGGAGCGTGAACTGGTCCATCAGAATCCCCACGGTCCGGCGGGCAGGGTGAGCCCGATCAGGCGGTCGAAGACCAGGAACACCACGGCGGCCAGCGTCCAGCCGATGGCCGCGGTCGACGGCCGGCGCGGGGCGCCGAGCAGCATGGCGGTGGCGGTGAACAGGGCCGCGGAGCACACCACGTAACCGAGCACCGGCAGCAGGAGGGCGAACGCGGCGAGCGTGCCGACCAGCGCGACGACACGCAGCACGCCGTGCGGTGGCCGGTCCGCACCCGGGGTGGCGGTCGCCAGCTGCGCGCGGGAGCGCACCAGCAGCGCGGCGCCGACCACCGCCAGCAGCACCCCGACCGGCAGCGGGACCGCCGCCGGGCCGACCACGGCCGAGGTCTCGGGCAGGCCTACCGCGTCCACCACCACCAGCACCGCGGCGACGAGCATCAGCGCGCCGAAGGCCAGCGTCGCGCGCACGGTGCGCAGATCCGGTTCGGTCACGCCGTTCACCCCAGTCCGATCTCGTCGAGCACCTGCGACACGCGGTCCTGCTCGGTGCGGACGAACTCCTCGAATTCGGGGCCCGCCAAGGTGGCGTCGCCCCAGCCGCGCCGCTTCAGCGCGTCCTGCCAGGCACTCGTGCGGGTCATGTCGAGCAGGAGCGTCTCCAGCGCCTGCTCGGCTTCGTCGCTGATGCCCTTGGGCGCGGTGACCCCGCGCCAGTTCTGCAGTTCGACGTCGAGCCCGCCTTCACGCAGCGTCGGGATGCCGGGCACCGACGGGAGCCGCTCCGGGCTCGACACCGCCAGCGCGCGGACCGTGCCCGCCTCGATCTGCGGCTGGATCTCGGACAGCCCGGAGATGCCGATGACGGCGCGCCCGGACAGCAGCGTGGTCAGCGCTTCGCCGCCGCCGGAGTGCGCCACGTAGCTGACCTGCGCCGGGTTGCCGCCGACCGCCTTGGCCATCAACCCGGCCAGGATCTGCTCGACGCCGCCCGCCGAGCCGCCCGCGATGGACACCGCGGGCAGGTCCGCGCGCATCGCCGCGGCCAGGTCGGCGGTGGTGCGCAGCGGGGAGGCCGCGGGCACCACGATCGCCTGGTAGTCGGTGGTCAGCCGGACCAGGGGAGTGGTGTCGGCCAGCGAATGCGCGGACTTGTTGGCCTTCGCCGCGCCGACCATGATCAGCCCGGTGGTCATCAGCTGCGCCGGGTCGTCGTCGAAGCGCACGAACTGGCTGAGTCCGATCGTGCCGCCCGCGCCCGCGACGTTGTAGACCTCGGTGCGGCCGACCAGCTCGCGCAGCGCGGCCTGCATCTCGCGGGAGGTCTGGTCCCAGCCACCGCCGGGCGCGGCGGGCGCCATGATCCGCAGTTGCGCGCCGTCCAGCACGTCCACGGCGGTGGACCCGGTGCCCTCTTCGGCCGGTGCGGTGGCCACCACCGCGCCCGTGGCCAGCACCGCGGCCGCCCACGGCACCCATCGGCTCCAGCGTTGTCGCTCCATCGAACGTCCTTTGGTCGATGCGCCTTGTAGCTATTGCATACGACTGTATACAGTGGTGTGCAGACGTTGACAAGAGCAGGAGGACAGATGCAGCCCGAGGTGATCGTGGTCGGCGGGGGCAACGCCGGGTTCAGTGCCGCGCACGCGGCGGCCGAGCGCGGACGGCGGGTGGTCCTGCTGGAGCGGGGGCGCCGGGAGGAAGCGGGCGGCAACAGCTTCTACACCGCCGGCGCGGTCCGGATCGTGCACGACGGGCTGGCCTCGGTGGCGGACCTGCTCGACCCCGACGAGCGCCACGCGATCAGCGAGCTGCCGCCTTATCCGGCCGAGCAGTTCCACGCCGACATGGCCAAGGTGACCGGCGGCCGCAACGATCCAGAGCTGACCGAGGTGCTGGTTTCGCGGAGCCAGGACACGCTGCGCTGGCTGCACGGCAAGGGCCTGCGGTACCGGCTGATGTACGAGCGCCAGGCCTACCCGGACGAAACCGGCAGGCAGGTGTTCTGGGGCGGGCTCGCCGTCGGCAGCACCGGCGGCGGCAAGGGGCTGATCGCGCAGCACACGGCGGCGGCGGAGCGCGCGGGCGTGGAAATCCGCTACGGCGTGCGTGCCCGCGACCTGATCCGCGAAGGCGACCGCGTTGTCGGCGTGACCTGGACCGACGACACCGGAGCCGAAGGTGAACTGCGTGCCGGGTCGGTGGTGCTCGCGGCCGGT
Coding sequences within:
- a CDS encoding FadR/GntR family transcriptional regulator produces the protein MARPQRGAEITRQIIDLIVERELPPGAPMPTELSLMNDIGVSRTSIREAIKALQALGIVEVRHGHGTFVGSGGPEALQTWLMFRTRTRGDVGRLRDLLELREMIETELTRRVATKHRPELIGELEACVARMRRKGPDSAAADREFHDLLGAESGFALARELTGLFWDVYRATEAEVGGPVSSPASTAKRHQRIVDALVQGDPDAAAEAMHRHFDEVRKRAKAGPYGAVGAP
- a CDS encoding tripartite tricarboxylate transporter permease, whose translation is MDQFTLLLDGFAGALTPGHLLFALAGVTIGTAVGVLPGIGPALTVALLLPITFRLDPSSALIMFAGIYYGGMYGGSTTSILLNTPGESASMISALEGNKMARAGRAAAALATAALGSFVAGTIGTVALTFLAPAVADFATTFGPPEYVALMAVAFVTVSALLGPSLLKGAASLLTGLTIGLIGIDSQTGQPRLVFGVESLLDGIDIVIVVVALFALSEAFGHLLTGTGHSTVQPLRERAILSKKDFRRSWPSWLRGTALGFPIGSLPAGGAEVPTFLSYSVEKKLTKHPHEFGKGAIEGVAGPEAANNAAAAGVLVPLLTIGLPTSATAAVILTAFQSYGLQPGPQLFTESGPLVWTLIASLYVGNLMLLVLNLPLARVWARLLTIPAYGIYAGVLVFATLGAYAAGGTTTDLLILCGLGLVGLLMREAGIPVAPAVVGLILGPIAEQQLRRALTLSEGDPSILVSGPITIVLWIVVALALVIPAVLGLRKRRAAR
- a CDS encoding type II CAAX prenyl endopeptidase Rce1 family protein, giving the protein MGARTGEGIRVVAVTVAVLLLATATFLANRVLPGWAYPVCGTVTAVLLVVLARSSGVAATAMGLGRRQLGRGAVVGLIGMGLVLLTFAVALAVPAFRPLFDDGRVGSPDLTEVLWQTLIRIPLGTVLVEEVAFRGVLPALLGGGQRWRWGPVLGAAGLFGLWHLLPSLALVRNAAVAGTLGGLPLWLLSVLAMLAAAGAGVFLHWWRHTGRSLLAPVAVHTATNSGGLAAAWWLLAHR
- a CDS encoding ABC transporter permease — its product is MVVIVRMLAGRVLALVPLLLGVILFVFIVMRFSPTDPALAAFEGANVSQEQLEAFREANGLNDPLPLQYVHFVWQLLQGDFGTSVITKQPVGETITTALPLTVQLTLMGLVIALVVALVLGITSALFRDRWPDQLIRLVSLAGVAAPAFWVALLLVQWLAVGEGLFPTSGYVSMNDSFSGWLNSMALPAIALAMPVAAQLTRIIRTSMVEELDKDYVRTARGGGLPPVVVVGRNVLRNALVNPLTVLGLRVGYLLGGAVVIETMFALPGMGQNMIQAVKDGDTAKVQGFVITIALGFVLVNLIVDLLYLLANPRLRSHA
- a CDS encoding DUF1883 domain-containing protein, whose amino-acid sequence is MYSKTFDLGTVRRETVVTVRLNTMANVRLLTEVNFTAYRRRQYYRMHGGVATAPLFKISVPATAHWYLVLDVEGLEPRPLHPQVTIGELTEP
- a CDS encoding ABC transporter substrate-binding protein encodes the protein MPHSPIGSARRFSRRDLLRYSALAGGAAAFSSALAACGGGPASTNKTGNSADSITAVLGYGNNQSWDPLQTASAFSMAANLHCYESLVEGDPITRESFPALAKSLPADLNATTLKFELRDGAKWHDGQPVVADDVVFTYARALDPKENVLVHAFFAHWLQEVRKTGEREVEFVLKFPFPYALDRIQTCKIVPKHVFEGKWADAASGKVVGSGPYKVTEQAPLSHTAFEKFADYNGPRPAAYQKMLWKSIVDAAPRVAAISGANPDAQIVENIPAANTEQLRAAGRTVEFADGGNNLFLLFNTAHPPFDNKLVRQALHYAIDGKKMVEIGLKGAGTPATSFINPALPSSQPAAHDFAFNPEKAKDLLRQAGVTNLSIALSTSNTSLVADCVKVIKEGWDAIGVQTTLESQDTKALFSKLDSGADFQVVATTNNPQQFGNDPDLLIRYYYDEKSLLMKTYAKWTGADAQALLALQNQAAAEVDPGKRATLTKQVLDLISEHAVIYPVVFTQLGTAWDPKAITGVRAQGYPGIYLNQAKPA
- a CDS encoding tripartite tricarboxylate transporter TctB family protein, producing the protein MTEPDLRTVRATLAFGALMLVAAVLVVVDAVGLPETSAVVGPAAVPLPVGVLLAVVGAALLVRSRAQLATATPGADRPPHGVLRVVALVGTLAAFALLLPVLGYVVCSAALFTATAMLLGAPRRPSTAAIGWTLAAVVFLVFDRLIGLTLPAGPWGF
- a CDS encoding LysR family transcriptional regulator, whose product is MEAHLRDLRYFTAVAEELSFTKAATERLYISQPALSKQIRQLENLLRVTLFNRDHQRVTLTPAGEALLPRAKQLLELWDDTRRQVGEAAGEATLTVGFQTRIGRGLIPRVSAEMTRRLPGWRLLFRQIAWRDATAGLGRAEVDVAVAWLPVPDGGDLAWRVVATEDRWVALPAGHRLAGLAEVPFAELAAEPFIALPASAGALRRFWLAADERETPPTVAAEAETAEETFEAVASGLGVVLLSAGNAELYRREDVAVRPVTGLTPAEFAVVWRADDERPAIRVFVDALFRCLT
- a CDS encoding PepSY-associated TM helix domain-containing protein — encoded protein: MTTDEFVETDAEAARARRRSARPLLLRLHFYAGVFIGPFLLVAALTGLLYIFTPQLEQVVYDHELHVPAGSSAQPLESQLAAARQAVPDATVVRVRPGPEPTDTTQVIFSRPDLEASHWLTAYVDPYTSQVRGVLETYGSSQATPVRTWIDQLHRSLHLGDFGRLYSELAASWLWVVVLGGLVLWWSKRRQHRVADRRAKGRRKLVAWHAATGSWVAIVLLFLSVTGLTWSQYAGESITDLRAALSWETPTLSASLSEHAEHGAHAGHSGHHSAPVADAGPDRVLEAARAHGLDGKVEITLPGGDGEVYLVKQIKTSWPEKQDTVAVDPADAQVLETLRFDDYPLGAKLARWGIDAHMGLLFGLPNQIVLAVVCLALITMVVWGYRMWWHRRPTREGFAMGQPFARGGWRSMPPAALVAIVVVGALAAWFLPVFGLSLLGFLVVDALLGLRARTR